The Tripterygium wilfordii isolate XIE 37 chromosome 21, ASM1340144v1, whole genome shotgun sequence genome segment ATGTTTTCAGCAACACTTTTCAACACTACATTTCCACCATTGCACTCGTGCTCAATTGTATCTTGAATTGTCAACAATTCCATAGCAAAACTATTAGCTGTGACAAATTTAGTGCCTGAAAAGCGCAAAGTTGCATCATAGAAAACCTTAAGAAACTTGGCAAACAACCTCACTTTATCCCAATCATCGGGATTAGGAACCCCAAAAAGAATTCTCCTTCCTCCCTCACAATGCTCATCCTCATAAGCGGCTGCACGTAAAAAGCTGGTATCTTCCTCCTCTAATCTTTCAAAAGCTTTTTGGTAACTCTCAGCCCTCTCTAACATTTCATAAGTGTAATTCCACCTTGTAGGCACATCtaaaaccaaattatgtttgcatgacaacttttctttttctgcacATAATTTAAAAGGTTTTGATCTTTGTGGAGATGACCTAACCCATTTCACTGCATTTCTTACCTTGACTATGCACTCATCCATATCTTTTAATCCATCACAAACAATAAGATTTAAGATATGTGCACAACATCTCACATGCAATAATTCATGATTCAATAAAGTGCATTTTCTagatttcatctttttcttcaagaaatcaatcaacaagTTATTTGAGGATGCATTGTCAACAGTAAGAGTAAGAATCTTATCTATTCCCCAACCCAGTAAGCATGTTTCCACAATTTTTCCAAGTGTTGAACCCTTGTGATCTTCTACAATGCAAAAATTCAGAATTCGTTTATGCATGATCCAATCACTATCAATGAAGTGTCCTGTGAGACACATGTAATTCAAGTTTTGGACAGAGGTCCATGTGTCTGTAGTGAGACAGACACGTTGCCCTCTAAGAGCCTTTCTCAAATTATTCTTCTCAATCGAATACACTTCAAGGCACTCTGAAGTCATTGTCTTACGACAAGGAAGTTTAGTCCATCTAGGGCAAATTTCACGTACAAATGCCCTAAACCCCTCACCCTCCACATGTCTAAAAGGCAATTCATCTATTATGATCATGCGGGCTAAGGCTCGCTTTGCTTTCTTCTCATTAAATGGTTTTGTCAATGATGTAGCTGCCTCACCAGGCGTTAAGGTTTTAAAATCCAAAGTGGACTGCCCCTTTACCAATTGGTTCTCTTTGGTCATAATCCTCAATGGATTATCCTCAGCAGTACATACATTAATTAAATGGTTACCCAAAGCCCCAATACCATTCTGTTTTGAATCAGCAGCATAACCTTTTCCACAAAATTTACAAAACGCCTTACGTTTACGAGTTTGATTTTTAGGCACATCATAATAATTCCACACCCATGATCTTTTTCTAGAAGCAGTATTAGGTTCACTAACCGCTGGCACTGGATTTGGTGGAAGCGTTGAGCAACCCTCTACATTTACTTCTCCACACGTATTTTTCGCAGTGTCAATACCTGGCTCTTGATCTTGAGCCATGACAAAGTACTAATCTGCAAAGTGCAAACGAAAAAATGCAAACTTATTAAATCAATACTTGCAAAACGTACATCACCATTCTCTAGgttcaaaattaatttcaagaaataataaagaaaacataacTCACCAGGTTAATGCCTTAATTggaggtttgaactttgaagcacaACAATATGAAAAATTCCTCTGTCAATCGTAAGCTCTTTGACCTGCAAACAACAATTGGAGTATCATTTTGATAAAATCCCTAGATCGTGATAGTTTAGACTAACCCTAAATGGCTAAATCATCAAATCATAAACCAATTTCAGCCGTAAATCAGTAAATCACAGAGGTATAGAAAGCTGAGACTAATCCTAAATCGTGACTGTGTTGGGTTTGTTGACTGTTGAGAAGAGAGAACTGAGAAGCCCTAAATCAAAAAATCGTGATGAAGTATTGAAGTAGAGATGTAAGATTGTAAGGGGTTGAGCTGCTTATTGTGACCCCTTGAACGTAAGAGATTGACATCTGAGTCTGACTGACAGCCTGAGTCTCTGAGAGGCAGTGAGAGGTTGAGTCGAGAAATTGAGATGAGCGACAGAACTGGAGAAGACGGCGTCGCCGTAGAGTCGTATACGAAGAGTGGAGAAGATGAGAAGTGAACTCAGGGAGAGTACTGGAGAAGACAAGACGAAGAGAACTTAGAGTCTTAGACAAGTCAGACTCGTTAGTGGACTGGAATCATGAATAGACTATTAGATTTAGAGTATTAGACTATTAGTATTATATTATCTAATAATTatctataattatatatatatatatataaattataatatttaataattcggtcggttcggttttaCCGAacggttttaaaaaaaaaaatgaaaccgcccattaattttaaaaaaaatttgagaaccGGCTAAATATTCGGTTTTTTAAAAAGAGAATTATGTGAACCGACCAAACGAACGGTTCGGTCTGTCGGTTCGGTTTTGTCGGGTTTTTTTCACAGCCCTACCCACtatattataaatatcaaaagaTGGGTCTTGTACCTCTTGAAGCATTTGATTTCTTAAATTCCTTac includes the following:
- the LOC119987694 gene encoding zinc finger BED domain-containing protein RICESLEEPER 2-like, with the translated sequence MAQDQEPGIDTAKNTCGEVNVEGCSTLPPNPVPAVSEPNTASRKRSWVWNYYDVPKNQTRKRKAFCKFCGKGYAADSKQNGIGALGNHLINVCTAEDNPLRIMTKENQLVKGQSTLDFKTLTPGEAATSLTKPFNEKKAKRALARMIIIDELPFRHVEGEGFRAFVREICPRWTKLPCRKTMTSECLEVYSIEKNNLRKALRGQRVCLTTDTWTSVQNLNYMCLTGHFIDSDWIMHKRILNFCIVEDHKGSTLGKIVETCLLGWGIDKILTLTVDNASSNNLLIDFLKKKMKSRKCTLLNHELLHVRCCAHILNLIVCDGLKDMDECIVKVRNAVKWVRSSPQRSKPFKLCAEKEKLSCKHNLVLDVPTRWNYTYEMLERAESYQKAFERLEEEDTSFLRAAAYEDEHCEGGRRILFGVPNPDDWDKVRLFAKFLKVFYDATLRFSGTKFVTANSFAMELLTIQDTIEHECNGGNVVLKSVAENMIAKFKKYWGDIDKMNPLLFVALVPDPRYKLKMIEFSFDVMSGIAIKVKDTLNRLYNAYLEGGSVSNTQGMVSQQLWSNEMPPTETRATRLANFHKHLKESQSMENKNEVEKYLVESLEEDNENLIYLHGGRDVLAIPVSTVASESTFSTAGRVIDSFRSSLSPTVIESLICTQNWMRSSSMSISLREAMDDVEHHEKIENEFMEKCGLTNVEEDQDVAR